In Acidobacteriota bacterium, a single window of DNA contains:
- the guaA gene encoding glutamine-hydrolyzing GMP synthase, translating into MQHQTVLILDFGSQYTQLIARRVRENRVYCEIEPFDLSVEEIRRRAPIGVILSGGPDSVYGEDAPRVSEELFELGVPVLGICYGMQLLAYTLGGEVEGSGEREYGRAEIRLHRKEGLFHGLADRETVWMSHGDRIRQPPPGFEVLADTSNAPVVAFAHRERQLFGIQFHPEVSHTVHGGEVLRNFLYTLCGADGDWTMASYADEAAEQVRSQVSDGRVICAISGGVDSAVTAALLQRAVGDSMVAIFVDNGVLRKGERRQVEHSLREALGVSLITVDAREQFLSELTAVTDPEAKRKVIGRVFIEVFQEQAQSLEGAAYLAQGTLYPDVIESVSVKGPSAVIKSHHNVGGLPEQLGFELVEPLRFLFKDEVRQLGRELGLPEEFIQRHPFPGPGLAVRILGEVTAERVALLQEADDIFLNELKESGYYERTSQAFAVLLPVKTVGVMGDLRTYEHVVALRSVDTQDFMTADWSHLPYELLGRVANRIVNEVRGINRVVYDVTSKPPGTIEWE; encoded by the coding sequence ATGCAGCACCAGACCGTTCTGATCCTGGACTTTGGCAGCCAGTACACCCAGCTCATCGCCCGCCGCGTGCGGGAAAACCGTGTCTATTGCGAGATCGAGCCCTTCGACCTGTCGGTGGAGGAAATCCGCCGCCGCGCACCCATCGGTGTGATCCTCTCCGGCGGCCCCGACAGCGTCTACGGCGAGGACGCCCCGAGGGTCTCGGAGGAGCTCTTCGAGTTGGGAGTGCCGGTGCTGGGCATCTGCTACGGCATGCAGCTCTTGGCTTACACCCTGGGGGGCGAGGTGGAGGGTTCCGGGGAGCGTGAATACGGCCGCGCGGAGATCCGCCTCCATCGCAAGGAGGGGCTCTTCCACGGTCTGGCGGATCGGGAAACGGTGTGGATGAGCCACGGCGACCGCATCCGCCAGCCACCGCCGGGCTTCGAGGTGCTGGCGGATACCTCCAACGCCCCGGTGGTGGCCTTCGCCCATCGGGAGCGCCAGCTCTTCGGCATCCAATTCCACCCGGAGGTCTCCCACACGGTGCACGGCGGCGAGGTGCTGCGCAATTTCCTCTACACCCTCTGCGGTGCCGACGGGGATTGGACCATGGCCTCCTACGCCGACGAGGCGGCGGAGCAGGTGCGCTCCCAGGTCTCCGACGGCCGCGTCATCTGCGCCATCTCCGGCGGCGTCGACTCGGCGGTGACGGCGGCGCTGCTGCAACGCGCCGTGGGGGACTCCATGGTGGCCATCTTCGTGGACAACGGAGTGTTGCGCAAAGGCGAGCGCCGGCAGGTGGAGCACAGCCTACGGGAGGCGCTGGGAGTGTCCCTGATCACCGTCGATGCCCGGGAGCAATTCCTCAGCGAGCTCACCGCCGTCACCGACCCGGAAGCCAAGCGCAAGGTCATCGGCCGGGTGTTCATTGAGGTCTTCCAGGAGCAAGCCCAGAGCCTGGAAGGAGCGGCCTATCTGGCTCAGGGAACGCTCTATCCGGACGTCATCGAATCGGTGTCGGTGAAGGGACCGTCGGCGGTGATCAAGAGCCACCACAATGTCGGTGGGCTACCGGAGCAGCTGGGCTTCGAGCTGGTGGAGCCGCTGCGCTTCCTGTTCAAGGACGAGGTGCGCCAGCTAGGCCGCGAGCTGGGGTTGCCGGAGGAGTTCATCCAGCGCCATCCCTTCCCTGGGCCGGGGCTGGCGGTGCGCATCCTGGGAGAGGTGACGGCGGAGCGGGTGGCGCTGCTCCAGGAGGCGGACGACATCTTTCTCAACGAGCTCAAGGAGAGCGGCTATTACGAGCGCACCAGCCAGGCCTTTGCCGTGCTGCTGCCGGTGAAGACGGTGGGGGTGATGGGAGACCTGCGCACCTATGAGCACGTGGTGGCGCTGCGCTCGGTGGATACCCAGGACTTCATGACCGCCGACTGGAGTCATCTGCCCTACGAGCTGCTGGGCCGGGTGGCCAATCGCATCGTCAATGAGGTGCGGGGCATCAATCGGGTGGTTTACGACGTCACCAGCAAGCCCCCCGGCACCATCGAGTGGGAGTAG
- a CDS encoding DHHA1 domain-containing protein, translating into MPQPNLPTISDLTRERLEILAQHVQKTSKGRWLVLTHDNPDPDSLAAASLLGRLLHGRFKQQVTLGYGGIVGRAENREMVRSLGMKLSHIRHLNFKQYKHFALVDTQPRTGNNSLPEDIVPDLVVDHHPQRRATGQVPVADIRVDYGATATIVAEYLLASDLQPTHKGATALVYAIRSETQDFSRESAGPDKAMYDYVLGIANKRLLGKIQNAPLPPSYFGNLHQALENLRSVDTLVISHLGKVQQPDIVPEVADFLLRMEDKTWSLCSGIYEDRMYLSIRTTNPRANAGEIMKKLVRRRGKGGGHSMIAGGWVQLNQDATAQQKTLAERLAKALRKKPEKIAPIQLPNGD; encoded by the coding sequence GTGCCCCAACCCAACCTACCGACCATCAGCGATTTGACTCGGGAACGCCTCGAGATCCTGGCGCAACACGTCCAGAAGACATCCAAGGGCCGCTGGCTGGTACTCACCCACGACAACCCCGACCCCGACTCCCTGGCCGCCGCCAGCCTCCTCGGCCGGCTCCTCCACGGGCGCTTCAAACAACAGGTCACCCTCGGCTATGGCGGGATCGTCGGGCGGGCTGAGAATCGGGAGATGGTCCGCAGCCTGGGCATGAAGCTGAGCCACATACGCCATCTCAACTTCAAACAATACAAACACTTCGCCCTGGTCGACACCCAACCCCGCACCGGTAACAACTCCCTGCCGGAAGACATCGTCCCCGACCTCGTGGTGGATCACCATCCCCAGCGCCGGGCTACCGGCCAGGTTCCCGTCGCGGACATCCGAGTCGACTACGGCGCCACCGCCACCATCGTCGCCGAGTACCTGCTCGCCAGCGACCTCCAGCCCACCCACAAAGGCGCCACCGCCCTGGTCTACGCTATTCGCAGCGAAACCCAGGACTTCTCCCGGGAATCCGCCGGCCCCGACAAAGCGATGTACGACTACGTTTTGGGCATCGCCAACAAACGGCTGCTGGGGAAGATCCAGAATGCCCCCCTTCCCCCCAGTTACTTTGGCAACCTGCACCAGGCGCTGGAGAATCTGCGCTCCGTCGACACCCTGGTCATCAGCCACCTGGGCAAGGTCCAGCAGCCGGACATCGTGCCCGAGGTGGCGGACTTCCTGCTGAGGATGGAAGACAAGACCTGGTCCCTGTGCAGCGGGATCTACGAGGATCGCATGTACCTCTCCATCCGCACCACCAACCCCCGGGCCAATGCCGGCGAGATCATGAAGAAGCTGGTGCGACGGCGGGGCAAGGGCGGCGGCCACTCGATGATCGCCGGCGGCTGGGTGCAACTGAATCAGGATGCGACGGCGCAGCAGAAGACGCTGGCGGAGCGGCTGGCCAAGGCGCTGCGCAAAAAGCCCGAGAAGATCGCGCCGATCCAGCTCCCCAACGGCGACTGA